From one Asterias amurensis chromosome 14, ASM3211899v1 genomic stretch:
- the LOC139947195 gene encoding uncharacterized protein — protein METKRQEIAVNDSVGNDLLTALPPELTKSIFEYLSAVDLSHVASCNRHLRNVANTDSLWRPLCLRNGWERYDSITDLVPYKPQDVSGGWNDVSFNMAAIVKQDSTTDLVATCRWKEIYMKSNHLENNWKNKRFHVSNLKPRDLDAKLDSDRSGRVHQVAIDKDCLVVSMSNETIQIWDVKTETCRHVTPAISEGVACLRVCNGKIAVGSKDGVVRVFSANTGEILHVMHGTYKDYIDRIFIDTELVISAAIPLYITGDDAKHKHIHVWNVEDGALRHIFKIDVEEAILRDVDYRDKMVVGAYSDRCLRLWDAVTGDCLLQPLIYNCEGIAESLSCCLGNGIIALADFDGLKFIIWNRQTGECVTSVSISGDFEDLVDYTLSGKCEAVEDLLVVCLYGHAENYFNVYNHKGELLINLHDEVGMGSVCSHGDKFIIQAQGDSDDFENCIIFKAVSGSSKQMCIVECKGTPEGVDDTKMVVSTFSVLNIYHFW, from the coding sequence ATGGAAAccaaaagacaggaaatagccGTCAATGACTCGGTAGGTAACGATCTTCTTACAGCCCTACCTCCTGAACTAACGAAGTCAATATTTGAATACCTGAGTGCGGTAGATTTGAGTCACGTGGCATCCTGCAACAGGCATTTGCGTAATGTAGCAAATACAGATTCGCTATGGCGCCCTCTATGTCTGAGAAATGGATGGGAACGCTATGATAGCATTACCGATCTCGTCCCGTACAAACCCCAGGATGTTAGTGGCGGATGGAATGACGTGTCATTCAATATGGCTGCCATAGTCAAGCAGGACTCGACGACGGATCTTGTTGCTACGTGTAGATGGAAGGAAATTTACATGAAATCAAATCATCTTGAGAACAACTGGAAGAACAAACGTTTTCATGTCAGCAATTTAAAACCTAGAGACTTAGACGCTAAGCTGGACAGTGATCGATCAGGGAGGGTTCATCAGGTGGCTATCGACAAAGACTGCCTGGTGGTTTCAATGTCGAACGAAACAATTCAAATATGGGATGTTAAGACTGAAACTTGTCGACATGTTACTCCAGCCATCAGTGAAGGTGTTGCATGTTTAAGAGTTTGTAATGGTAAAATTGCTGTCGGTAGTAAAGACGGTGTGGTTCGTGTGTTCAGTGCCAACACTGGAGAGATATTGCACGTCATGCATGGAACTTATAAAGACTATATCGACCGAATATTCATTGATACAGAGTTGGTAATCAGTGCAGCCATCCCGCTGTATATTACAGGAGATGATGCTAAACACAAACATATACACGTATGGAATGTTGAAGATGGAGCACTTCGTCACATCTTTAAGATCGATGTAGAGGAGGCCATTTTGAGAGATGTTGACTACCGGGATAAGATGGTGGTTGGTGCGTACAGTGATAGGTGTCTTCGACTCTGGGATGCAGTCACTGGTGATTGTCTGCTGCAGCCTTTAATATATAATTGTGAAGGTATTGCAGAGAGCCTGTCATGTTGCCTTGGTAACGGCATTATTGCTTTGGCTGATTTTGATGGCTTGAAGTTTATTATTTGGAACAGACAAACAGGGGAGTGTGTGACGTCAGTTTCGATTTCTGGTGATTTTGAAGATTTGGTTGATTATACATTGTCAGGTAAATGTGAAGCAGTCGAAGATTTGTTAGTAGTTTGCTTATATGGTCATGCAGAAAATTACTTCAACGTGTATAACCATAAAGGGGAACTGTTGATAAATCTACATGATGAAGTTGGAATGGGTAGTGTTTGTAGTCATGGCGACAAGTTTATTATCCAGGCGCAAGGTGACTCGGATGATTTTGAAAATTGTATAATTTTTAAGGCTGTTTCAGGTAGCAGTAAACAAATGTGTATTGTTGAGTGTAAAGGTACGCCAGAGGGAGTTGATGACACCAAAATGGTCGTGTCTACGTTCTCGGTATTGAACATTTACCATTTCTGGTGA
- the LOC139947233 gene encoding uncharacterized protein, whose translation METKRTGTDSTDKLQLTDLPVEIFALIFKYLSVVDMSHVASCNRRLRYVANTDLIWRPLCLRNGWERYGSITDLTKEIPYTPQDVSGGRNDVSFNMAAIVRQDSTMDLVATCRWKEIYMKANHLENNWKNKRFHVSNLKPRDMDAGLHSRSVVRKVVIDKDCLVVVMSNETIQIWDVKTQTCRHLIPAFGERVACLSVFNGKTAVGSRNEVIRIFSIETGEILHVKQERTNTDYMDRLFMDTELVISVAIPLFITEDNAKHKHINVWNVEDGALRHTFKIDVEGAILRDVDYRDKMVVGAYSDKCLRLWDAVTGDCLLQPLRYNCEGISKSLSCCLGNSIIALADFDGMMFFVWNKQSGECVTSVSILKDYKCQVGLPGTCEAVDDLTVVYLQSRSGRYFNLYNHKGELLKNQYDKTQCYWKQPICICCYRKTFLVQGLHGCEMCGIYKTVSRNSQQICQSTPKRFRLEASDDTKMITSLGSRLTIFHYW comes from the coding sequence ATGGAAACAAAAAGAACTGGCACTGACTCAACAGACAAACTCCAACTTACAGACCTACCTGTTGAAATATTTGCCTTAATATTTAAATATCTGAGTGTGGTAGATATGAGTCACGTGGCATCCTGCAACAGACGTTTGCGTTATGTAGCAAATACAGATTTAATCTGGCGCCCTCTGTGTCTAAGAAATGGATGGGAACGCTATGGTAGCATTACCGATCTCACTAAGGAAATCCCGTACACACCCCAGGATGTAAGTGGCGGACGGAATGACGTGTCATTCAATATGGCTGCCATAGTCAGGCAGGACTCAACGATGGATCTTGTTGCTACGTGCAGATGGAAGGAAATTTACATGAAAGCAAATCATCTTGAGAATAACTGGAAGAACAAACGTTTTCATGTCAGCAATTTAAAACCTAGAGACATGGACGCAGGGCTGCACAGTCGATCAGTTGTACGTAAGGTGGTTATCGACAAAGACTGCCTGGTGGTTGTAATGTCGAACGAAACAATCCAAATATGGGATGTTAAAACTCAAACTTGTCGACACCTTATTCCAGCTTTCGGTGAACGTGTCGCGTGTTTAAGCGTCTTTAATGGTAAAACTGCTGTCGGTTCTAGAAACGAGGTGATTCGTATTTTCAGTATTGAGACTGGAGAGATATTGCACGTCAAGCAGGAACGAACCAATACAGATTATATGGACCGATTATTCATGGATACAGAGTTAGTAATCAGTGTAGCTATACCGTTGTTTATCACAGAAGATAATGCTAAACACAAACATATCAACGTATGGAATGTTGAAGATGGAGCACTTCGTCATACCTTTAAGATCGATGTAGAGGGGGCCATTTTGAGAGATGTTGACTACCGGGATAAGATGGTGGTTGGTGCGTACAGTGATAAGTGTCTTCGACTCTGGGATGCAGTCACTGGTGATTGTCTGCTGCAGCCTTTAAGATATAATTGTGAAGGAATTTCAAAGAGCTTGTCCTGTTGCCTTGGTAACAGCATTATTGCTTTGGCTGATTTCGATGGaatgatgttttttgtttggaatAAACAATCGGGGGAGTGTGTGACGTCAGTTTCGATTTTAAAGGACTATAAATGTCAGGTAGGCTTGCCAGGGACTTGTGAGGCAGTTGACGATTTAACTGTAGTTTACTTACAAAGTCGCTCGGGGCGTTACTTTAACCTGTATAACCATAAAGGAGAACTGTTGAAAAATCAGTATGATAAAACTCAGTGTTATTGGAAACAACCAATATGTATTTGTTGTTACcgtaaaacatttcttgttcaAGGATtgcatggttgtgaaatgtGTGGCATTTACAAAACTGTTTCACGTAACAGTCAGCAAATATGCCAATCAACACCTAAACGATTCAGGCTAGAGGCGAGTGATGATACCAAAATGATCACGTCTCTGGGCTCGAGGTTGACAATTTTTCATTACTGGTAA